In the genome of Aspergillus luchuensis IFO 4308 DNA, chromosome 2, nearly complete sequence, one region contains:
- the CBR1 gene encoding cytochrome b5 reductase family protein (COG:M;~EggNog:ENOG410PFSQ;~InterPro:IPR001834,IPR001709,IPR001433,IPR017927, IPR008333,IPR017938,IPR039261;~PFAM:PF00175,PF00970;~TransMembrane:1 (o30-47i);~go_function: GO:0016491 - oxidoreductase activity [Evidence IEA];~go_process: GO:0055114 - oxidation-reduction process [Evidence IEA]) produces the protein MSAFSPDNITGAFIPSALFVAGTFFFKQELTPFAVALAAVLVGWKVFSNKPRKVLNPGDFQHFTLKEKNDISHNVTVYRFALPRPTDILGLPIGQHISLAATIGGKEVVRSYTPISSDNEAGYFDLLVKAYPQGNISKYLTTLEVGQTMKVRGPKGAMVYTPNMCRHIGMIAGGTGITPMYQIIKAIIRNRPRNGGNDTTQVDLIFANVNPDDILMKEELEQLAKEDDGFRIYYVLNNPPEGWTGGVGFVTPDMIKERLPAPASDIKILLCGPPPMVSAMKKATESLGYTKARPVSKLEDQIFCF, from the exons ATGAG TGCTTTCTCCCCCGACAACATTACCGGGGCCTTCATCCCCTCGGCCCTCTTTGTCGCCGGaactttcttcttcaagcagGAATTGACCCCCTTTGCCGTCGCTCTGGCCGCGGTCCTGGTCGGCTGGAAGGTCTTCAGCAACA AGCCCAGAAAGGTCCTCAACCCCGGTGATTTCCAGCACTTCaccctgaaggagaagaacgacATCTCCCACAATGTCACTGTCTACCGTTTCGCCTTGCCCCGTCCTACCGATATCCTGGGTCTGCCCATCGGTCAGCACATCTCGCTTGCCGCCACCATTGGCGGTAAGGAGGTCGTCCGCTCCTACACCCCCATCTCTTCTGACAACGAGGCTGGTTACTTCGATCTCCTTGTCAAGGCCTACCCCCAGGGTAACATCTCCAAGTACTTGACCACCCTGGAGGTTGGTCAGACCATGAAGGTCCGTGGCCCCAAGGGCGCCATGGTGTACACTCCCAACATGTGCCGTCACATTGGTATGATCGCTGGTGGTACTGGTATCACCCCCATGtaccagatcatcaaggctATCATCCGCAACCGTCCCCGTAACGGTGGAAACGACACCACCCAGGTTGACTTGATCTTCGCCAACGTGAACCCCGACGATATCCTCATGAAGGAAGAGCTCGAGCAGCTGGCCAAGGAGGACGACGGCTTCCGCATCTACTACGtcctcaacaacccccctGAGGGTTGGaccggtggtgttggtttcGTCACCCCTGACATGATCAAG GAGCGCCTTCCTGCCCCCGCTAGTGACATCAAGATCCTGCTCTGCGGTCCTCCCCCCATGGTCAGCGCCATGAAGAAGGCTACCGAGTCTCTCGGATACACCAAGGCTCGTCCCGTCAGCAAGCTTGAGGACcagatcttctgcttctaa